A stretch of the Oxyura jamaicensis isolate SHBP4307 breed ruddy duck chromosome 4, BPBGC_Ojam_1.0, whole genome shotgun sequence genome encodes the following:
- the MSN gene encoding moesin, translating into MPKTISVRVTTMDAELEFAIQPNTTGKQLFDQVVKTIGLREVWFFGLQYQDTKGFSTWLKLNKKVTAQDVRKESPLLFKFRAKFYPEDVAEELIQDITQRLFFLQVKEAILNDDIYCPPETAVLLASYAVQSKYGDFNKEVHKSGYLASDKLLPQRVLEQHKLNKDQWEERIQVWHEEHRGMIREDAVLEYLKIAQDLEMYGVNYFSIKNKKGSELWLGVDALGLNIYEQNDRLTPKIGFPWSEIRNISFNDKKFVIKPIDKKAPDFVFYAPRLRINKRILALCMGNHELYMRRRKPDTIEVQQMKAQAREEKHQKQMERALLENEKKKRELAEKEKEKIEREKEELMERLKQIEEQTKKAQQELEEQTRRAMELEQERKRAQEEAEKLAKERREAEEAKEALLKASHDQQKTQEQLAAEMAELTARITQLELARQKKESEAQEWQQKAQMVQEDLEKTKEELKTAMSTPHVTEPMHSENEHDDEQDENAAEASAELRSEATIKDRSEEQRTTEAEKNERVQKHLKALSSELANARDETKKTANDMIHAENMRLGRDKYKTLRQIRQGNTKQRIDEFESM; encoded by the exons atcaGTGTGCGTGTTACCACCATGGATGCTGAGCTGGAGTTTGCAATCCAGCCCAACACTACAGGGAAGCAACTCTTTGATCAG GTTGTCAAGACAATTGGTCTAAGAGAGGTCTGGTTTTTTGGACTCCAGTATCAGGACACAAAAGGATTCTCAACATggctgaaattaaataaaaag GTAACAGCACAGGATGTACGCAAAGAAAGCCCTCTGCTTTTCAAATTCCGAGCCAAGTTCTACCCAGAGGATGTGGCAGAAGAGCTGATCCAGGACATCACACAGCGCCTATTCTTCCTCCAAGTAAAGGAAGCAATTCTGAACGATGACATTTATTGTCCTCCAGAAACAGCTGTCCTGCTGGCTTCCTATGCCGTCCAGTCAAAATATGGAGACTTCAACAAAGAGGTGCATAAGTCTGGCTACCTTGCTAGTGACAAACTGCTTCCACAGAG AGTTCTGGAGCAGCATAAGCTTAACAAAGACCAGTGGGAGGAGAGGATCCAGGTGTGGCATGAGGAACATCGAGGAATGATTAG AGAAGATGCTGTCTTGGAGTACCTGAAAATTGCACAGGATCTGGAAATGTATGGTGTGAACTATTTCAGCATTAAGAACAAAAAGGGCTCTGAACTCTGGCTAGGTGTAGATGCTCTTGGACTCAACATTTATGAACAGAATGACAG GCTAACACCAAAAATTGGATTCCCTTGGAGCGAGATCAGAAACATCTCATTCAATGACAAGAAGTTTGTTATCAAGCCTATTGACAAGAAAGCACCG GACTTTGTATTCTACGCCCCTCGGTTACGGATTAACAAACGAATCTTGGCACTTTGCATGGGGAACCATGAGCTCTACATGCGCAGACGTAAACCAGATACCATTGAGGTGCAGCAGATGAAAGCACAGGCTCGGGAAGAGAAGCATCAGAAACAGATGGAGAG AGCCCTCCTGGAGAAtgagaagaagaagagggaattggcagaaaaggagaaggagaagattGAACGTGAAAAGGAGGAGTTAATGGAGAGACTCAAGCAAATTGAGGAGCAAACCAAGAAAGCCCAGCAAG AACTGGAAGAACAGACCCGCAGAGCCATGGAGCtggaacaggaaagaaaacgAGCtcaagaagaagcagaaaaacttGCTAAAGAACGTagagaagcagaagaggcaAAGGAGGCACTGCTGAAAGCGTCCCATGATCAACAAAAGACCCAGGAACAGCTG GCTGCTGAGATGGCAGAACTCACAGCTAGGATcacacagctggagctggccaGGCAGAAGAAAGAGAGTGAGGCCCAGGAGTGGCAACAGAAG GCACAAATGGTGCAGGAGGACCTAGAAAAAACCAAAGAGGAATTGAAGACTGCTATGAGCACCCCTCATGTCACCGAACCCATGCACTCTGAGAATGAGCATGATGATGAACAGGATGAGAATGCAGCAGAAGCCAGTGCTGAGCTACGATCAGAGGCCACCATCAAGGACCGCAGTGAGGAACAGCGTACCACTGAAGCAGAGAAGAATGAACGGGTCCAGAAACATTTGAAG GCTCTTTCCTCAGAGCTAGCAAATGCTCGGGATGAAACCAAGAAGACAGCCAATGATATGATCCACGCTGAGAACATGCGGCTGGGCCGAGACAAGTACAAGACCCTTCGTCAAATTCGGCAGGGCAACACCAAGCAGCGCATTGATGAGTTTGAGTCCATGTAA